In Thermorudis peleae, a genomic segment contains:
- a CDS encoding choice-of-anchor Q domain-containing protein produces MPVRRLRSQRVGRAILSMLLACGWLATLWAVPARAAGTTYTVPAGAVADDPNDNVCSLVEAVTAATTNAAYHECPAGSATDPDTITLAAGTYTLTSPLPETFPSQDGGLVIAGAGLNATTVQYNNPQGDWLWAFGDITVTVQDLTLDGGANSPGLQPTGATFTLRNARLQHFGMALLIGPSGGTVTVQNTRFTQNGPSAFDEGAIGIDNNEPATLIVQNSQFDGNQAGSGGAIWVWPSGGTSATVQITGSTFTQNQGLAADTNILCFFAGGGAIWINPTSHAQVTVDQSTFQGNTTAGYGGAISGPVTVTNSTFSQNHADKEGGALALVTHDSASGSIQVSGSTFTDNTADEGGAIFLGGCSDASLSMVNSTISHNTVSNGEGSAIYLSGPNSQASLAFVTLADNSGPTALDVGEAPHGTFRLKNVVLADPNVPECGPLDNGSGTGLTVQTAGAVLADDASCGSGVSVVPNLRSTLGSLTSNGGPTPTHALLNGSPAIAAVPSGQCTDSANSSVTQDQRGQPRPNPSGTRCDAGAYESELGSSATPPSTPTPSTPTPTPTPVPKPDLVVSALDARPRAARGGPLRATVTVRNQGTAPAPASTVALLFSADPTPSADDLALGTCSVGPLGVGQEASCQVTVRALPRAPQHQQGYLVAVADWGNGVVELNEANNTLAQPFLIQ; encoded by the coding sequence ATGCCAGTACGTCGACTGCGTTCGCAGAGGGTCGGGCGGGCGATCCTCAGCATGCTGCTTGCTTGTGGCTGGCTGGCCACGCTGTGGGCCGTGCCAGCCCGCGCCGCCGGCACAACCTACACGGTTCCCGCTGGGGCAGTCGCTGATGATCCCAACGACAACGTCTGCTCACTGGTCGAAGCGGTGACCGCTGCAACGACCAACGCAGCCTACCACGAATGTCCCGCTGGATCGGCAACCGACCCCGACACGATCACGCTCGCCGCTGGAACCTATACGCTGACCAGCCCCTTACCAGAGACCTTCCCCTCTCAAGACGGTGGACTGGTCATTGCCGGCGCCGGCTTGAATGCGACGACCGTCCAGTACAACAACCCACAAGGGGATTGGCTCTGGGCATTTGGCGACATCACGGTCACCGTGCAAGACCTCACCCTCGACGGCGGAGCGAACTCACCTGGCCTGCAGCCCACGGGGGCGACGTTCACGCTCCGCAACGCTCGGCTTCAGCATTTCGGGATGGCCCTCCTGATCGGCCCGTCGGGTGGGACGGTGACCGTCCAGAACACGCGCTTTACCCAAAATGGCCCGTCTGCTTTCGACGAAGGGGCAATCGGCATTGATAATAATGAGCCAGCGACGCTGATCGTGCAGAACTCGCAGTTTGATGGCAATCAGGCCGGGTCGGGCGGGGCGATCTGGGTCTGGCCGTCCGGGGGCACATCGGCGACGGTGCAGATCACCGGTTCAACGTTCACCCAGAACCAGGGGCTTGCAGCGGACACGAACATCCTCTGCTTCTTTGCCGGCGGCGGGGCGATCTGGATCAATCCGACGAGTCACGCTCAGGTGACGGTCGACCAGAGTACGTTCCAGGGGAACACGACTGCTGGTTACGGCGGGGCGATTTCCGGTCCGGTCACGGTCACCAACTCGACGTTCTCCCAGAACCATGCTGATAAAGAGGGAGGCGCGCTCGCGCTTGTGACGCACGACAGTGCATCCGGCTCCATCCAGGTCTCCGGCAGTACATTCACTGACAATACGGCCGACGAGGGCGGCGCCATCTTTCTCGGCGGCTGTTCTGACGCGAGTCTCTCAATGGTCAACTCGACGATCAGTCACAATACGGTCTCGAATGGCGAGGGGAGCGCGATCTACCTGTCTGGTCCGAACTCGCAGGCCTCTCTCGCCTTCGTGACCCTGGCTGACAACAGTGGACCGACCGCGCTCGACGTTGGTGAAGCGCCCCATGGCACGTTCCGGCTCAAGAACGTCGTGTTGGCTGACCCGAATGTTCCCGAGTGTGGCCCGCTCGACAACGGGAGTGGCACGGGCCTAACCGTCCAGACGGCTGGTGCGGTGCTGGCCGACGATGCCTCCTGTGGCAGCGGCGTGAGCGTCGTCCCGAACCTCCGCTCAACGCTCGGGAGCCTGACCAGTAACGGCGGCCCCACCCCGACGCATGCGCTGCTGAACGGCTCACCGGCCATCGCCGCTGTGCCGTCGGGGCAGTGCACCGACTCGGCCAACAGTTCAGTGACGCAAGACCAGCGGGGCCAGCCGCGGCCGAACCCGTCCGGGACACGGTGCGACGCTGGCGCCTACGAGAGTGAGCTCGGCTCGTCTGCCACGCCGCCCTCAACACCCACGCCCTCAACACCCACCCCGACGCCGACGCCAGTGCCCAAGCCGGACCTGGTGGTGAGCGCGCTCGACGCCCGGCCGCGGGCAGCGCGCGGTGGGCCGCTGCGGGCCACGGTGACCGTGCGCAACCAGGGCACGGCGCCCGCCCCGGCGAGCACCGTTGCCCTGCTCTTCTCGGCTGACCCGACGCCGAGTGCCGACGACCTGGCGCTGGGCACCTGCAGCGTGGGGCCGCTTGGGGTTGGCCAGGAGGCCAGCTGCCAGGTGACGGTGCGGGCGTTGCCGCGGGCGCCGCAGCACCAGCAGGGGTACCTGGTGGCGGTGGCCGACTGGGGGAATGGGGTGGTTGAGCTGAACGAAGCCAACAACACGCTGGCCCAGCCGTTCCTGATCCAGTAG
- a CDS encoding phosphatase PAP2 family protein — protein MDVALEQWLNGAAGHEPLLDTVMIPLAQHGALLFAGLVAIWLVLAWWRGDAAERAGPLLALAAAALALAVNGGIALLWARPRPFVAHPLLVHLLVQHPADASFPSDHAAAGFAIATLLVAFHRRLGALVLVLAAVMSVARVYVGLHYPSDVLAGAVIGLVVGWLVVRLGRRPVTRGCALVTQGVSRWRARRLTNPRQP, from the coding sequence ATGGATGTCGCGCTGGAGCAGTGGCTGAACGGCGCAGCTGGGCACGAGCCGCTGCTCGATACGGTGATGATTCCGCTCGCACAACACGGGGCGCTGCTGTTTGCCGGGCTGGTCGCCATCTGGCTCGTGCTGGCCTGGTGGCGTGGCGACGCGGCCGAGCGGGCTGGGCCGCTGCTGGCGCTGGCCGCGGCCGCGCTGGCGCTGGCGGTGAACGGGGGGATTGCGCTGCTCTGGGCGCGGCCGCGGCCGTTCGTGGCGCACCCGCTGCTGGTGCACCTGCTGGTGCAGCATCCGGCCGATGCCTCGTTCCCGAGCGACCACGCGGCGGCCGGGTTTGCGATTGCCACGCTGCTGGTGGCCTTCCACCGACGGCTGGGGGCGCTGGTGCTCGTGCTCGCTGCGGTAATGAGCGTGGCGCGGGTCTACGTCGGCCTGCACTATCCGAGCGATGTGCTAGCTGGGGCGGTGATCGGCCTCGTCGTGGGCTGGCTTGTGGTGCGGCTCGGACGGCGGCCGGTGACGCGGGGCTGCGCGCTGGTAACGCAGGGCGTCAGCCGCTGGCGGGCGCGTCGGCTGACGAACCCGCGGCAGCCGTAG
- a CDS encoding tyrosine-protein phosphatase, whose product MSDAQHQREIVQVDLHSHILPGVDDGAPDLATALAMARLAAADGTRIIAATPHAHLCPVEEVAPAVAALNTAIQQAGIPLTVIPGREEQLTADLAERLVAGRALPLGESRAVLAELPNWRQWPADIVERARQVQAAGYQLILAHPERYDPVQADPAIVRPLVACGVLLEINADSLLGANGPAAQATGEQLLRAGLAHLLASDAHGTGPRAPLLSPAFAHLATLLGPDRLQALRATAASLVVERPLARAEAAR is encoded by the coding sequence ATGAGCGACGCGCAGCACCAGCGCGAGATTGTCCAGGTTGACCTGCATAGCCACATCCTGCCCGGTGTCGACGACGGCGCGCCGGATCTGGCCACTGCGCTGGCGATGGCGCGCCTGGCCGCCGCCGACGGCACCCGCATCATCGCCGCCACGCCCCACGCCCACCTCTGCCCGGTCGAGGAGGTAGCGCCGGCCGTTGCCGCGCTGAACACTGCCATCCAGCAGGCTGGCATCCCGCTCACCGTCATCCCCGGCCGGGAAGAACAGCTGACTGCTGACCTGGCCGAGCGCCTGGTCGCTGGCCGAGCGCTGCCGCTTGGCGAGAGCCGCGCCGTCCTGGCTGAGCTGCCGAACTGGCGGCAGTGGCCGGCCGACATCGTTGAGCGCGCGCGGCAGGTGCAGGCGGCCGGCTACCAGCTGATTCTGGCCCACCCCGAGCGCTACGATCCCGTCCAGGCTGATCCCGCGATCGTGCGGCCGCTGGTGGCGTGCGGCGTGCTTCTGGAAATCAATGCTGATTCGCTGCTTGGAGCGAACGGCCCGGCGGCCCAGGCGACCGGCGAGCAGCTGCTGCGGGCGGGGCTTGCCCACCTGCTCGCCAGCGACGCCCACGGCACCGGCCCGCGCGCGCCGCTGCTCTCGCCCGCCTTCGCCCACCTCGCCACCCTGCTCGGCCCAGACCGCCTGCAGGCGCTGCGGGCCACGGCAGCGAGCCTGGTGGTGGAGCGCCCGCTGGCACGGGCTGAGGCGGCACGCTGA
- a CDS encoding LLM class flavin-dependent oxidoreductase translates to MPRAIELGVLLPQAEYRLAGQTPRWADYQAFAAVAEAIGLDALWVVDHLLVRTPDGQPEGVWEGWSLLAALAAITRRVRLGTLVLCTAWRHPGLLAKMADTVDEISGGRLVLGLGAGNTESEFRQFGFPWERRVSRFAEAVAVVHQALRTGAVTFHGQFYQLDGALIRPRGPRPAGPPLLIGGTGPRVLDLTVRYADWWNVYYSETGNRAAGIGPHLAALDAACARLGRDPASLVKTAAVLVAFPGYGPIYGVVADPLIGPPEALAEEFLAYAAAGVRHLILRLEPNTPASLARLAPVLDLLER, encoded by the coding sequence ATGCCACGTGCGATTGAGCTGGGGGTGTTGTTGCCGCAGGCGGAATACCGGCTGGCTGGCCAGACGCCGCGCTGGGCCGACTACCAGGCGTTTGCCGCCGTCGCTGAGGCGATCGGCCTCGATGCCCTCTGGGTCGTCGACCACCTGCTCGTCCGCACGCCGGACGGCCAGCCCGAAGGCGTGTGGGAAGGCTGGTCGCTGCTGGCTGCGCTCGCGGCCATTACCCGGCGCGTCCGCCTCGGCACGCTCGTCCTCTGCACCGCCTGGCGTCACCCCGGCCTGCTGGCCAAGATGGCCGACACCGTCGACGAGATCAGCGGCGGGCGGCTCGTGCTCGGCCTCGGCGCCGGCAACACCGAAAGCGAGTTCCGCCAGTTCGGCTTCCCCTGGGAGCGGCGCGTCAGCCGGTTCGCCGAAGCCGTTGCCGTCGTCCACCAGGCGCTGCGCACTGGCGCGGTCACGTTCCACGGCCAGTTCTACCAGCTCGACGGCGCGCTCATCCGCCCCCGCGGCCCGCGCCCAGCCGGCCCGCCGCTGCTCATCGGCGGCACCGGCCCCCGCGTCCTTGACTTGACCGTCCGCTACGCCGATTGGTGGAACGTCTACTATTCCGAAACCGGCAACCGCGCGGCCGGCATCGGCCCTCACCTCGCCGCCCTCGACGCCGCCTGCGCGCGCCTCGGCCGCGACCCAGCCAGCCTCGTCAAGACGGCCGCCGTGCTCGTTGCCTTCCCCGGCTACGGCCCGATCTACGGCGTCGTCGCCGACCCGCTCATCGGCCCACCCGAGGCCCTGGCCGAGGAGTTCCTCGCCTACGCCGCGGCAGGTGTGCGCCACCTCATCCTCCGCCTCGAACCGAACACGCCGGCCAGCCTGGCCCGCCTGGCGCCCGTCCTCGACCTGCTCGAGCGGTAG
- the hemH gene encoding ferrochelatase — protein MTSPRPERVAVLLMAYGGPNSLEDIPAYLSDVRHGRPYSPEFLAELTERYRQIGGRSPILELTQAQAAGIARALNDGSEAGRVYQVFVGMRHWHPYIREVIPDIVASNPDRLVGVVMAPHYSRMSVGAYLERLQEALAEHHVTIPVTTVTSWKDEPAFIAALTERVREALTRFPADIRDQVTLLLTAHSLPERILQWGDPYPEELLTTARLLAANFPNHPWRFAFQSQGASEEPWLGPAVEDVVAELASQGARDILVAPIGFLCDHVEILYDIDIELQQVAAELGVHLERIVSLNDHPLLCQAVANVVRAALAGEATTSGAPAAQSSAAPSTTPAP, from the coding sequence ATGACATCGCCTCGCCCCGAGCGCGTCGCTGTGTTGTTGATGGCCTACGGCGGTCCCAATTCGCTCGAGGACATCCCGGCATATCTCAGCGACGTCCGCCACGGCCGCCCCTACTCGCCGGAGTTTCTGGCCGAGCTGACCGAGCGCTATCGCCAGATCGGCGGCCGCTCGCCGATCCTGGAGCTGACGCAGGCGCAGGCGGCTGGCATCGCCCGCGCCCTCAACGATGGCAGCGAGGCCGGGCGGGTCTACCAGGTCTTCGTCGGCATGCGTCACTGGCACCCGTACATTCGCGAGGTCATCCCCGACATCGTCGCCAGCAACCCTGACCGGCTCGTCGGCGTCGTGATGGCGCCCCACTACTCGCGGATGAGCGTCGGCGCGTACCTCGAGCGGCTCCAGGAGGCGCTCGCCGAGCACCACGTGACCATCCCCGTCACGACCGTCACCAGCTGGAAGGACGAGCCAGCGTTCATCGCCGCGCTCACCGAGCGCGTCCGCGAGGCCCTGACCCGCTTCCCCGCCGACATCCGCGACCAGGTCACGCTGCTGCTCACGGCGCACAGCTTGCCTGAGCGCATCCTGCAGTGGGGCGACCCCTACCCGGAGGAACTGCTGACGACGGCCCGCCTCCTCGCTGCTAACTTCCCGAACCACCCCTGGCGCTTCGCCTTCCAGAGCCAGGGCGCGAGCGAGGAGCCGTGGCTCGGCCCGGCCGTTGAGGACGTCGTCGCCGAGCTGGCCAGCCAGGGCGCGCGCGACATCCTGGTCGCGCCGATCGGCTTCCTCTGCGACCACGTTGAAATTCTCTACGACATCGATATCGAGCTGCAGCAGGTCGCGGCCGAGCTCGGCGTCCACCTCGAGCGGATCGTCTCGCTCAACGACCACCCGCTGCTCTGCCAGGCCGTCGCCAATGTCGTGCGCGCGGCCCTGGCTGGGGAGGCCACAACGAGCGGCGCGCCGGCAGCCCAGTCCAGTGCGGCACCGAGCACGACGCCGGCCCCATGA
- a CDS encoding LCP family protein, giving the protein MADTPSGQQPEPAPLTRLTPGQVRAARQRGRNTGRATPTPVARASNGGAGAPPASSAQPVAAPAPLPARRPRWGRRIVLTLSLVAILAISAYTIRLAWAARNAFNQVFVTAVPRATVVINAQGTPELRLVTPQPGQPTPALPDWNGTQRINILLLGVDQRQGTPDEGPPRSDTIIIVSIDPVAKDVAMLSIPRDLLVTIPGFGRDKINAAYPLGATSQYTGPGLVRATIEYNFGIPIHYFAEVDFQGFIKIVDTLGGVTIDVPAPIKDDEYPGAGNNYTRIYFSTGLQHMDGATTLQYARTRHDDNDFARGLRQQQVLRALRDQAIQLNLITKAPTLLNQLADTVRTDLSPTDILALAKLGTQIDRSHIRSYTLGTAVHDYWVPGQPYYAIPDWPKIQQILNEMMPPRPGEPAPTVRAQPTQVPATPAIPEPTEAPTPTRVTSARVAPTPTPELESTPTARSLATPTPTTSSAPSRVATPTPRLATPTPRPATPTPAAAAPAQQPAILVENGTHTSGLAAQAAATLQNNGFTHVAIAQAPDAGQHPTSVIYVYGQQYTNAALQVAALLGIPPSAVYAGTPGGGGNYAIVVIIGNDFAS; this is encoded by the coding sequence ATGGCCGATACACCGTCGGGGCAGCAGCCAGAACCGGCCCCACTCACGAGGTTGACACCGGGTCAAGTCCGCGCCGCTCGCCAACGCGGGCGCAACACTGGTCGCGCCACGCCGACGCCTGTCGCGCGTGCTAGCAACGGCGGTGCGGGTGCCCCGCCAGCGTCATCAGCCCAGCCCGTCGCCGCGCCTGCGCCGTTGCCAGCCCGCCGCCCACGCTGGGGCCGACGCATCGTTCTCACGCTCAGCCTCGTCGCTATCCTCGCTATCTCGGCCTATACCATCCGGCTGGCGTGGGCCGCCCGCAACGCCTTCAACCAGGTCTTCGTCACCGCGGTGCCCCGCGCAACCGTCGTCATCAACGCCCAGGGCACGCCGGAACTGCGCCTCGTGACACCCCAGCCCGGCCAGCCCACCCCCGCCTTGCCTGACTGGAACGGCACCCAGCGGATCAACATCCTGCTGCTCGGTGTCGACCAGCGGCAGGGGACGCCTGACGAAGGCCCGCCCCGCTCCGACACCATCATCATTGTCTCGATTGACCCGGTCGCCAAAGATGTCGCGATGCTCTCGATCCCCCGCGACCTGCTGGTCACGATCCCCGGTTTCGGCCGTGACAAGATCAACGCCGCCTATCCCCTCGGCGCGACCTCGCAGTACACCGGCCCCGGCCTCGTCCGCGCCACCATTGAGTACAACTTCGGTATCCCGATCCACTACTTTGCTGAAGTCGACTTCCAGGGCTTTATCAAGATCGTCGACACGCTCGGCGGCGTGACGATCGACGTTCCTGCCCCGATTAAGGACGACGAGTACCCCGGCGCCGGCAACAACTACACCCGCATCTACTTCTCCACCGGCCTGCAGCATATGGACGGCGCCACCACCCTCCAGTACGCGCGCACGCGCCACGACGACAACGACTTCGCCCGCGGCCTGCGCCAGCAGCAGGTGCTGCGTGCCCTCCGCGATCAGGCTATCCAGCTCAACCTGATCACCAAGGCGCCGACGCTGCTCAACCAGCTGGCCGACACCGTCCGCACCGACCTCTCGCCGACCGACATCCTGGCGCTGGCCAAGCTCGGCACGCAGATTGACCGCTCGCACATCCGGAGCTATACGCTCGGCACCGCCGTCCACGACTACTGGGTACCCGGCCAGCCCTACTACGCCATCCCCGACTGGCCCAAGATCCAGCAAATCCTCAACGAGATGATGCCGCCACGGCCCGGTGAGCCAGCGCCGACCGTCCGCGCTCAGCCGACGCAGGTGCCAGCGACGCCAGCCATCCCCGAGCCAACCGAGGCGCCCACGCCCACCCGCGTCACCAGCGCTCGCGTCGCCCCAACGCCGACGCCAGAGCTGGAATCCACGCCCACTGCCCGATCGCTTGCCACCCCAACGCCGACCACGTCCAGCGCGCCGAGCCGCGTCGCCACGCCAACACCGCGCCTCGCCACCCCGACGCCGCGCCCGGCAACGCCAACGCCAGCTGCGGCCGCGCCCGCGCAACAGCCGGCTATCCTCGTCGAAAATGGCACCCACACCAGCGGCCTCGCGGCACAGGCGGCCGCCACGTTGCAGAACAACGGCTTCACCCACGTCGCCATCGCCCAGGCCCCCGACGCCGGGCAGCATCCAACGTCCGTGATCTACGTCTACGGCCAGCAGTACACTAACGCCGCCCTCCAGGTCGCTGCGCTCCTCGGCATCCCGCCCAGCGCGGTCTATGCCGGCACGCCTGGCGGCGGTGGCAACTACGCGATCGTTGTGATCATCGGCAATGACTTCGCCAGCTAG
- a CDS encoding GNAT family N-acetyltransferase: MAGHSIRLIATHQTAGEQVWIQRATLRDLPALARLQRQCFGGQAYGLVTLAVLAYWPSAELLVAQLGDALVGCAIGDVRGKQGRVLNLCVAPEVRRRGIGRTLLLALEQVLGAEQFTLMVEDKNTAAQALYQRLGYLPVGEVRHYYGRNRHGIVMQKRLGERASW; this comes from the coding sequence ATGGCGGGGCACAGCATCCGATTGATCGCGACGCATCAGACAGCCGGGGAGCAGGTCTGGATCCAGCGGGCGACGTTGCGCGACCTGCCGGCGCTGGCGCGGCTGCAGCGGCAGTGTTTTGGCGGGCAAGCGTATGGCCTGGTGACGCTGGCGGTGCTGGCGTACTGGCCGAGCGCGGAGTTGCTGGTGGCCCAGCTCGGCGACGCGCTCGTCGGCTGCGCGATCGGCGACGTGCGGGGCAAGCAGGGGCGTGTGCTCAACCTCTGCGTCGCGCCGGAGGTGCGGCGACGCGGGATCGGCCGGACGCTCCTGCTCGCGCTCGAGCAGGTGCTGGGGGCTGAGCAGTTCACCCTGATGGTCGAAGACAAGAACACTGCTGCCCAGGCGCTCTACCAGCGGCTCGGCTACCTCCCAGTCGGCGAGGTGCGGCACTACTACGGCCGCAACCGGCATGGGATTGTGATGCAGAAGCGCCTGGGCGAGCGTGCATCCTGGTGA
- the hemE gene encoding uroporphyrinogen decarboxylase, which translates to MDTSRFLRACRRQPVDTTPVWFMRQAGRYLPAYRAVRARASLLEICADPALVAEVTLQPVEALGVDAAIIFADLLLPVPGLGRSLHFSAGEGPVISPPVRTAADVAQLLQPEPEEFASGVLEGIRLVRRALDGRVPLIGFAGAPFTLASYLIEGGSSRHYLATKHLLTHEPAAWHALMERLTAVTIAYLQAQVAAGVQAVQLFDSWAGALSPFDYQRAVLPWTQRIVAALKPLDVPVILFSTGTAGFLPLLAATGADVISVDWRITLADAWAAIGADRAIQGNLDPAALFAPRDDLARQAQQILDQAAGRPGHIFNLGHGILPDTPVEHVRFLVEYVHEHAAQPSPSLV; encoded by the coding sequence ATGGACACGTCACGGTTCTTGCGGGCCTGCCGTCGCCAGCCGGTCGACACCACCCCCGTCTGGTTCATGCGCCAGGCTGGGCGCTACCTCCCGGCGTATCGCGCTGTCCGGGCCCGTGCCTCGCTGCTTGAGATCTGCGCTGACCCGGCCCTCGTCGCCGAGGTCACGCTCCAGCCGGTCGAGGCCCTCGGCGTCGATGCCGCGATCATCTTCGCCGACCTCCTGCTGCCTGTCCCCGGCCTCGGCCGCTCGCTCCACTTCAGCGCCGGTGAGGGCCCGGTCATCTCGCCGCCCGTCCGCACCGCGGCCGACGTCGCCCAGCTGCTCCAGCCGGAACCCGAGGAGTTTGCCAGCGGCGTGCTCGAGGGCATCCGCCTCGTCCGGCGCGCGCTCGACGGCCGCGTCCCGCTTATCGGCTTCGCCGGCGCGCCGTTCACGCTCGCCAGCTACCTGATCGAAGGCGGCAGTTCCCGCCACTACCTGGCCACCAAGCACCTGCTGACGCATGAGCCAGCAGCCTGGCACGCGCTGATGGAGCGGCTCACGGCGGTCACCATCGCCTACCTGCAGGCACAAGTCGCAGCCGGCGTCCAGGCCGTGCAACTCTTCGACAGCTGGGCCGGTGCGCTCAGCCCCTTCGACTACCAGCGCGCGGTCCTGCCCTGGACACAGCGCATTGTCGCCGCGCTCAAGCCGCTCGACGTCCCGGTCATCCTCTTCAGCACCGGCACGGCTGGCTTCCTGCCCCTGCTCGCCGCCACCGGCGCCGATGTGATCAGCGTCGACTGGCGTATCACACTGGCCGACGCCTGGGCGGCAATCGGCGCCGATCGCGCCATCCAGGGCAACCTCGACCCGGCCGCGCTCTTCGCTCCCCGTGACGACCTGGCTCGCCAGGCCCAGCAGATCCTCGACCAGGCTGCCGGTCGCCCCGGGCACATCTTCAACCTCGGCCACGGCATCCTGCCGGACACGCCGGTCGAGCACGTCCGCTTCCTCGTCGAGTATGTGCACGAGCATGCGGCACAGCCTAGCCCGTCGCTCGTGTGA
- the hemG gene encoding protoporphyrinogen oxidase, producing MTRTLPPHIVVVGGGMAGLVAAYRLRQAARERPLTITLVEAQSRLGGWVETLDWQGARVERGPDSFLTSKPAALQLALELGLGSQLQAPIPGPTFIAWRGRLEPLPDGLWLVVPTRLGPILRSRLLSPWGKASVLLDLVLPPRPRTDDEALGALLRRRFGAEFVARIAQPLLHGAYAGDLDEISVQALAPQLAELERRYGSLIQGARARLRERRTPSQPPFLSLQGGMGTLIDALAAALRPDRPGLTLRLGTPVTSITGNRANGQAASFTLTLATGERLTAQAVVLATPAFVSAQLLASLDADLASLLARIPYEHGATLTLRYPAADLVGIARGRGVLVPAAAGRLISAVTWVTEKFPDRAPAGEALVRVFLVPSHPAALDAADDVLVSRALDELAALTGLRTRPTDALLLRQPNALPIFRVGHRQLVAAIAARCATWPGLALAGAAYQGVGLPDCITSGSVAAATVLEALAQPTAAAGSSADAPASG from the coding sequence ATGACGCGCACGCTGCCGCCGCACATCGTGGTTGTTGGCGGGGGCATGGCCGGACTGGTCGCGGCCTACCGGCTGCGCCAGGCTGCCCGCGAGCGCCCGCTGACCATCACCCTCGTCGAGGCCCAGTCCCGTCTCGGGGGCTGGGTTGAGACGCTCGACTGGCAGGGCGCGCGCGTCGAACGCGGCCCGGATAGCTTCCTGACCAGCAAGCCGGCCGCGCTGCAGCTCGCGCTCGAACTCGGCCTCGGCAGCCAGCTCCAGGCGCCGATCCCCGGCCCAACGTTCATCGCCTGGCGCGGCCGGCTCGAGCCGCTGCCCGACGGCCTCTGGCTCGTCGTGCCCACCCGCCTCGGCCCCATCCTGCGTAGCCGCCTGCTCTCCCCCTGGGGCAAGGCCAGCGTCCTGCTCGACCTCGTCCTGCCCCCGCGACCGCGCACCGACGACGAGGCGCTCGGGGCGCTGCTGCGCCGTCGCTTCGGAGCGGAGTTCGTCGCCCGCATCGCCCAGCCGCTGCTCCACGGCGCATATGCTGGCGACCTCGACGAGATCAGTGTCCAGGCACTGGCCCCACAGCTGGCCGAACTCGAGCGCCGCTACGGCAGCCTCATCCAGGGCGCCCGGGCGCGGCTGCGCGAGCGCCGCACGCCGAGCCAGCCGCCATTCCTCAGCCTGCAAGGCGGCATGGGCACGCTCATCGACGCTCTCGCCGCCGCCCTCCGCCCCGACCGGCCCGGCCTCACGCTCCGACTCGGCACGCCCGTCACCAGCATCACCGGCAACCGGGCCAACGGGCAGGCCGCGAGCTTCACCCTGACCCTGGCTACCGGCGAGCGCCTCACCGCCCAGGCCGTCGTCCTGGCTACGCCCGCCTTCGTCAGCGCCCAGCTTCTGGCCTCGCTTGACGCCGACCTCGCCAGCCTGCTCGCCCGCATCCCCTATGAGCACGGGGCAACCCTGACACTCCGCTATCCCGCCGCCGACCTCGTCGGCATCGCCCGCGGCCGTGGCGTGCTCGTGCCCGCGGCCGCCGGCCGCCTGATCAGCGCGGTCACCTGGGTCACCGAGAAGTTCCCCGACCGCGCGCCGGCCGGCGAGGCGCTCGTCCGCGTCTTCCTCGTCCCCAGCCACCCAGCTGCGCTCGACGCCGCCGACGACGTGCTCGTCAGCCGGGCGCTCGACGAGCTGGCCGCACTCACTGGCCTGCGAACGCGCCCGACCGATGCCCTGCTGCTGCGCCAGCCGAACGCCTTGCCGATCTTCCGCGTCGGCCACCGCCAGCTCGTCGCCGCCATCGCCGCCCGTTGCGCGACGTGGCCCGGCCTCGCCCTCGCCGGCGCAGCGTACCAGGGCGTTGGCCTGCCGGACTGCATCACCAGTGGCAGCGTTGCCGCCGCAACCGTGCTCGAGGCGCTTGCCCAGCCTACGGCTGCCGCGGGTTCGTCAGCCGACGCGCCCGCCAGCGGCTGA